A region of Nostoc sp. 'Peltigera membranacea cyanobiont' N6 DNA encodes the following proteins:
- a CDS encoding RloB family protein, with protein MSKRKINSSGYLPRKVNTREIRQRFLIVCEGAKIEPNYFRSFRVPKNVAEIDVQGLGENPSKLVQSAKELKKQGEYDRVWCVFDRDSWTTEDFNNAIKNAKDQGFEVAYSNESFELWYILHFEYLNSGIPRSDYLRKLTSLFGRTYQKNSETIYDELFEKQSIAIKNAENLLKQYNPQIPAKDNPSTTVHLLVKELNKFIV; from the coding sequence ATGTCTAAAAGAAAGATAAACTCTTCTGGATACTTACCAAGAAAAGTTAATACGAGGGAAATTAGACAGAGGTTCCTGATTGTATGTGAAGGAGCAAAAATCGAACCTAATTACTTTAGAAGTTTTCGTGTTCCTAAAAATGTTGCTGAAATAGACGTGCAAGGTTTAGGAGAGAATCCAAGTAAACTGGTGCAAAGTGCTAAGGAACTGAAGAAGCAAGGAGAGTACGATCGGGTTTGGTGTGTTTTTGATCGTGATTCCTGGACTACAGAAGATTTTAATAATGCTATTAAAAATGCTAAAGATCAGGGTTTTGAAGTAGCTTATTCTAATGAATCATTTGAATTATGGTATATTCTGCATTTTGAATATCTCAATAGTGGTATTCCTCGAAGTGATTATCTGAGGAAGTTAACTTCTTTATTTGGTCGAACATATCAGAAGAATAGCGAAACAATTTATGATGAGCTATTTGAGAAGCAATCTATTGCTATTAAAAATGCTGAGAATCTTCTTAAACAATATAATCCTCAGATTCCAGCCAAAGACAATCCATCAACAACTGTGCATTTATTAGTAAAGGAACTCAACAAGTTCATTGTATAA
- a CDS encoding phosphoribosyltransferase, with the protein MPDLYVSWSDYHQKIEQLAIQIYQSGWEFNQIICLARGGLRVGDILSRIYQQPLAILATSSYSGAGKQERSNLIFSRHLTMTAETLGSRILLVDDLVDSGITLEQTIPWLKQNTDSPIEEIRTAVLWYKACSVIAPDYYVDYLPDNPWIHQPFEHYEQMNPAQLATKVSSC; encoded by the coding sequence ATGCCAGACCTTTATGTCTCTTGGTCAGATTATCACCAAAAAATTGAACAACTGGCTATCCAGATTTATCAATCCGGTTGGGAATTCAACCAAATTATCTGTCTTGCTAGAGGAGGACTGCGAGTAGGAGATATTCTTTCCCGAATATACCAGCAACCACTGGCAATTTTAGCAACCTCATCTTACAGTGGTGCTGGTAAGCAAGAAAGAAGTAATTTAATTTTCTCCCGCCACTTGACAATGACTGCCGAAACTTTAGGTTCGCGCATTCTCCTAGTAGATGACTTAGTAGACTCTGGAATCACACTAGAACAGACTATACCTTGGCTCAAGCAAAATACTGATTCCCCAATTGAGGAAATTCGCACCGCCGTTCTTTGGTATAAAGCCTGTTCAGTTATAGCACCCGATTATTATGTTGATTATCTGCCTGACAACCCCTGGATTCATCAACCCTTTGAACACTACGAGCAGATGAACCCCGCACAACTTGCTACTAAAGTCAGTTCGTGTTGA
- a CDS encoding type II toxin-antitoxin system RelE/ParE family toxin: MIKTFKHKGLEKLFELDDRSGIQPKHAEKLLDILDRLHASSQVEDMRYPGSRLHQLKGDRKNE, from the coding sequence GTGATTAAGACGTTTAAGCATAAAGGACTAGAAAAGCTTTTTGAACTTGATGATAGAAGCGGTATTCAGCCTAAACACGCAGAAAAATTACTAGATATTCTTGATAGACTTCATGCATCTTCTCAAGTTGAGGACATGAGATACCCAGGTTCTAGACTTCACCAGTTAAAAGGCGATCGAAAAAATGAATGA
- a CDS encoding GAF domain-containing protein: MTSDTQAIFDTLADKGSPIDWNRLLVEILTAFDCSTGTIHTLDRESQLLHLKAYQGIPEFLLPKMTVIPIGKGMAGIAAERKRPVQICNLQTDEQGVVRPSAKETEVKGSITVPLIENDRLHGTLGIAKLLPYEFTPKEEETLMKIGEAISRKIVS; this comes from the coding sequence ATGACTTCAGATACCCAAGCCATTTTTGATACCCTGGCTGACAAAGGATCTCCTATTGACTGGAATCGTTTGCTGGTCGAAATCTTAACTGCTTTCGACTGCTCTACAGGTACTATTCATACCCTAGATCGGGAAAGTCAGTTATTGCACCTAAAGGCTTACCAAGGCATTCCAGAATTCCTGTTGCCTAAAATGACGGTAATTCCCATCGGCAAAGGGATGGCCGGTATTGCCGCCGAACGTAAGCGACCCGTACAAATTTGTAACCTGCAAACTGATGAACAAGGAGTAGTCAGACCCTCGGCAAAAGAAACCGAGGTAAAAGGCTCTATCACAGTGCCGCTTATCGAGAACGATCGATTGCATGGAACCTTGGGCATTGCCAAGCTGCTTCCCTACGAATTTACTCCCAAAGAAGAAGAGACGCTGATGAAGATTGGAGAAGCAATTAGCCGGAAAATTGTCAGTTAA
- a CDS encoding AAA family ATPase: MLIEFSVGNYRSFKEQVTFSMVAANLVAENKKLEKNNVFEIDNDLKLLKSAAIYGANASGKSNLATALGFMRWFMINSSKETQSTEKIGVERFKLNTETEEKPSFFEIVFLMNGKRYRYGFEATRDKVVSEWLFYVPKSKETKLFERNLGKFSVSKTYKADGIQQKTRHNALFLSVSAQFNVQIAEKILDWLTNKVALISTLNDRGYRGYTVSCLMNNENKDEILQLLKKLDLGFSDLKIEESEITADSLPKELPDELKNLILKNGEGKLSSVQTTHQKFDGKGNLVSIEVFDLDEQESEGTKKVFSLAGPLVDTLKNGQLLIIDEFDARIHPLISRAIVELFNSNETNPNNAQLIFMTHDTNLLNKKLFRRDQIWFTEKNRYGATDLYSLAEYNISNDASFESDYIQGRYGAIPYIGNLNHLIDAHV; encoded by the coding sequence ATGCTTATTGAATTTAGTGTCGGTAACTACAGATCCTTTAAAGAGCAAGTCACCTTTAGTATGGTGGCAGCCAACCTTGTTGCAGAAAACAAAAAGCTCGAAAAAAACAACGTTTTTGAAATAGATAATGATTTAAAACTACTTAAAAGCGCCGCAATATACGGTGCAAATGCCAGTGGTAAAAGTAACCTTGCTACAGCTTTAGGTTTCATGAGATGGTTCATGATTAATTCTTCTAAAGAGACTCAAAGTACTGAAAAAATAGGTGTTGAGCGATTTAAACTCAACACTGAAACCGAAGAAAAACCATCTTTTTTTGAAATTGTATTTTTAATGAATGGCAAGAGATATAGATATGGATTCGAGGCAACTCGTGACAAAGTTGTTTCTGAATGGTTATTTTATGTCCCTAAATCAAAAGAAACTAAACTTTTTGAGCGAAACCTCGGCAAGTTCAGTGTTTCTAAAACATATAAAGCTGATGGCATTCAGCAAAAGACAAGACACAATGCTCTCTTTTTGTCTGTATCTGCTCAATTTAATGTCCAGATTGCAGAGAAAATCTTGGATTGGCTGACAAACAAAGTTGCGCTTATCTCTACTTTAAATGATAGAGGCTATCGAGGATATACAGTTAGTTGTTTAATGAATAATGAAAACAAAGATGAGATTCTTCAACTGCTCAAAAAATTAGATTTGGGATTTAGCGATCTTAAAATAGAAGAAAGTGAAATTACTGCTGATTCTTTACCTAAAGAATTGCCAGATGAACTAAAGAACTTAATTTTAAAAAATGGGGAAGGAAAATTATCATCAGTTCAAACCACACATCAAAAATTTGATGGCAAAGGAAATCTCGTATCTATAGAGGTATTTGATTTAGATGAGCAAGAATCTGAGGGTACTAAAAAAGTCTTTTCTTTAGCAGGGCCTCTTGTTGACACACTGAAAAATGGTCAACTTCTCATCATTGATGAATTCGATGCTAGAATTCATCCTTTGATCAGCCGTGCAATTGTGGAATTATTTAATTCTAACGAAACGAATCCAAATAATGCTCAGTTAATATTTATGACCCACGATACCAATTTACTTAATAAGAAGCTTTTTCGTAGAGATCAGATTTGGTTTACTGAAAAAAATAGATATGGTGCAACAGATTTGTACTCTCTAGCAGAATACAATATAAGTAATGATGCTTCATTTGAGAGTGATTATATTCAAGGTAGATATGGCGCAATTCCATATATCGGAAATTTGAATCATCTAATCGATGCTCATGTCTAA
- a CDS encoding MFS transporter, which produces MNDSAADGDAQRDILSEKLDLKTKLAYGAGDLGPAITANISVFYLLIFFTSVAGIPAGLAGTILMIGKIWDGINDPLVGFLTDKTKSRRWGRRLPWMFYGAIPFGIFFFLQWIVPRFSTNQGNNIWPLFWYYVAIGILSQSFYTVVNLPYTAMTPELTQDYDERTSLNSYRFTFSIGGSILSLILTGIVFSQIADRQQRYLVLAAICTVISILGLYWCVFGVRDRILAFEAKRILAEEPASLPFGEQLKIVFSNRPFLFVIGIYLFSWLGVQITASIIPYFVVNYMGLKEESDVPMILIAVQGTALLMLFVWGALSKKIGKKIVYFLGMSLWIIAAIGLFFLQPGQIVLMYVMAVMAGVGVSTAYLIPWSMIPDVIELDELQTGQRREGIFYGFMVLLQKFGLAFGLFLVGNALQVAGFKASVAGSPLPIQPESALLAIRIAVGPIPTVCLLCGLVLTYFYPITREMHAEIVLKLKERQEKKNNS; this is translated from the coding sequence ATGAATGATTCTGCTGCTGATGGCGATGCCCAACGAGATATTCTCAGTGAAAAACTCGACTTAAAAACAAAGCTGGCTTACGGTGCAGGGGATTTAGGGCCAGCAATTACTGCAAATATCTCTGTCTTTTATCTGCTGATTTTCTTTACCAGTGTTGCTGGTATCCCTGCGGGTTTAGCTGGCACCATTTTGATGATTGGCAAAATCTGGGATGGAATAAACGATCCGCTTGTCGGGTTCCTGACTGATAAAACAAAATCTCGGCGTTGGGGCCGTCGTCTTCCCTGGATGTTTTATGGAGCAATCCCCTTTGGAATTTTCTTTTTCTTGCAGTGGATTGTACCGCGATTTAGTACAAATCAGGGTAATAATATTTGGCCGCTGTTCTGGTATTACGTAGCAATTGGGATTCTATCTCAGTCTTTTTACACGGTTGTGAATTTGCCTTATACGGCGATGACTCCAGAACTAACTCAAGATTACGACGAACGCACCAGCCTTAACAGCTATCGCTTTACATTTTCCATTGGTGGCAGCATTCTGTCATTGATTTTAACGGGAATTGTTTTTTCGCAGATTGCCGATCGCCAACAACGATATCTGGTTTTAGCGGCAATTTGTACTGTCATTTCGATTTTAGGATTATATTGGTGCGTTTTTGGAGTCCGCGATCGCATCCTGGCTTTTGAGGCCAAACGCATCCTAGCCGAAGAACCTGCATCTCTCCCCTTCGGCGAACAGCTAAAAATTGTCTTTAGTAACCGACCTTTTTTATTTGTTATTGGTATATATCTTTTTTCTTGGCTAGGTGTGCAGATAACAGCCAGCATTATTCCCTATTTTGTAGTCAATTATATGGGTCTCAAAGAAGAATCAGATGTGCCCATGATTCTGATTGCAGTGCAAGGAACTGCTCTGCTGATGCTATTTGTCTGGGGGGCGTTGAGTAAAAAAATCGGCAAAAAAATTGTTTATTTTCTAGGAATGAGTTTGTGGATAATAGCAGCGATCGGACTATTTTTCTTACAACCTGGTCAAATAGTTTTGATGTATGTGATGGCTGTTATGGCTGGTGTTGGTGTCTCCACAGCTTATCTAATTCCCTGGTCGATGATTCCAGATGTGATTGAATTAGATGAACTCCAAACCGGACAACGGAGAGAAGGCATTTTTTATGGCTTCATGGTTTTGCTACAAAAATTTGGTTTAGCTTTTGGGCTGTTTTTGGTGGGAAATGCTTTGCAAGTAGCCGGTTTTAAAGCATCTGTAGCCGGAAGTCCACTACCCATCCAACCAGAATCGGCACTGTTGGCTATTCGTATTGCCGTTGGCCCCATACCTACAGTTTGTTTGCTTTGTGGCTTAGTTTTAACGTATTTTTACCCAATTACCCGCGAGATGCACGCAGAGATCGTGCTGAAACTCAAAGAACGGCAAGAGAAGAAAAATAATTCGTAA
- a CDS encoding HigA family addiction module antitoxin — MITKRKPRHPGALIKRQYLEPLKMTNTQLAEILDVSRKTVSEIVNEQAGVSPTMALRLAIAFQTTPELWLNLQQNYDLWNAAQESESLKKISPINLQPS, encoded by the coding sequence ATGATAACTAAAAGAAAGCCGAGACATCCTGGTGCTTTGATTAAGCGTCAATATTTAGAACCTTTAAAGATGACCAATACTCAGCTAGCTGAGATTTTAGATGTCTCGCGTAAAACAGTTTCAGAAATTGTAAATGAGCAAGCTGGTGTTTCTCCCACTATGGCGCTTCGTTTAGCAATAGCTTTTCAAACGACTCCAGAACTTTGGTTAAATCTTCAGCAAAACTACGATCTTTGGAATGCTGCACAAGAATCTGAAAGTTTGAAAAAAATATCTCCTATCAATTTACAGCCTTCTTAG
- the topA gene encoding type I DNA topoisomerase, with translation MIKRLLVVESPGKVKKLSQILGSDWKVLASCGHIRELSNEGDDSLGFVMDGSNVRCNYVPRDQRAKETIQKLKSAVRQVDEVVLATDPDREGETIAWHLKETLGLREPKRVIYTEITASAVQSAIANPRKLDQNLIGAGLCRDCLDKLVGYKGSPLVWALNNGAKSVGRVQSATLHLICQRENEILAFVPQDYWSVWVDYAEGFRAFYKGTVDSAKDAAEQETETHDDAKVGNSPETPESKRVLSEAEATRLVEEAKRHPHQVIHFEGKIVNRQPPPPFTTSSLQQAAGSKLRFAPDKTMVVAQKLYEAGLITYMRTDSVMLSPEFCASARKWLEQNDPPNVPPQVAKHRSSKSAQEAHEAIRPTDVFRPSTQLRLELPDDEFNLYVTIWKRSIASQCKAAQLRKTLVITQSGSLLWSARGQVIEFYGYARYWNNLSKDSILPSLQQGQALKLENAGHEQKQTQPPPRYSEPKLVQLMERKGIGRPSTYAPTIATLKKRNYVELKKDHLQPTALGLEVDAFLLKALPDLLEAEFTAKMEDALDAISEGKNSWQHYLTSWNQNYFVPALTKAKTVVASSPTGKANVITERKYETSRTRCPECKSFLAKIPSTKVKKKYFLKCTKGCENVVLFWSDFNKTWQPPQTKTVQAENQQKPPVKMTAYSCPVCKKPLEEYSYIKEGQSKTMLRCSDPQARKDTKHKDVAYFSTQKGWWSPKFGEISKT, from the coding sequence ATGATCAAACGCCTGCTTGTAGTAGAGTCTCCGGGAAAAGTCAAAAAACTCAGTCAAATTCTGGGTTCGGATTGGAAAGTTCTCGCTAGTTGTGGGCACATCCGCGAACTCAGCAACGAAGGGGATGATTCCTTGGGCTTCGTCATGGACGGCAGTAATGTCCGATGCAATTACGTCCCGCGTGACCAACGAGCGAAAGAAACAATCCAGAAGCTCAAGTCTGCGGTGAGGCAGGTTGATGAAGTTGTTTTAGCAACCGATCCAGATCGAGAAGGTGAAACCATCGCTTGGCATCTCAAAGAAACACTGGGTTTAAGGGAACCGAAACGAGTAATTTATACTGAGATTACAGCATCGGCGGTGCAGAGTGCGATCGCTAATCCTAGAAAACTAGACCAAAATTTAATCGGTGCTGGACTATGCCGAGATTGCCTAGATAAGTTGGTGGGTTATAAGGGTAGTCCTTTAGTTTGGGCATTAAATAACGGCGCTAAGAGTGTTGGTAGAGTTCAAAGCGCGACGTTGCACTTAATTTGTCAGCGAGAAAACGAAATTCTGGCTTTTGTCCCCCAAGATTACTGGAGTGTCTGGGTAGATTATGCTGAAGGATTTCGGGCTTTTTACAAAGGGACGGTCGATTCTGCAAAAGATGCAGCAGAACAAGAAACTGAAACTCACGATGACGCAAAGGTTGGGAATAGTCCAGAAACACCAGAATCTAAACGCGTTCTTTCGGAAGCAGAGGCAACACGTTTAGTTGAAGAAGCAAAGCGACATCCCCATCAGGTGATTCATTTTGAAGGAAAAATCGTTAACCGCCAGCCACCGCCACCATTTACAACTTCCAGCCTTCAGCAAGCAGCCGGTTCCAAGCTGAGGTTTGCTCCCGATAAAACTATGGTTGTTGCCCAAAAGCTCTATGAGGCTGGGCTGATTACATATATGCGAACAGATTCAGTAATGCTGAGTCCAGAATTTTGTGCCAGCGCCCGTAAATGGTTAGAGCAAAACGATCCGCCTAATGTACCGCCGCAAGTTGCCAAGCATCGCAGTAGCAAATCGGCTCAAGAAGCACATGAAGCGATTCGACCAACTGATGTATTTCGTCCCTCAACTCAGTTGCGCTTAGAACTTCCTGATGATGAGTTTAATCTCTATGTAACGATCTGGAAACGGTCAATTGCTTCTCAATGTAAGGCTGCCCAATTGCGTAAAACTTTGGTGATTACTCAATCTGGTTCTCTACTGTGGTCAGCGAGAGGGCAAGTAATTGAATTTTACGGTTATGCACGGTACTGGAACAATCTCAGCAAGGATAGTATTTTACCTTCATTACAACAGGGACAAGCATTGAAATTGGAGAATGCTGGACACGAACAGAAGCAGACTCAGCCACCACCGCGTTATAGCGAACCCAAATTAGTGCAACTGATGGAACGTAAAGGAATTGGTCGCCCAAGTACCTATGCTCCTACTATTGCTACCTTAAAAAAACGAAATTATGTTGAGTTGAAAAAAGACCATCTGCAACCGACAGCGTTAGGGTTAGAAGTTGATGCGTTTTTGCTCAAAGCACTGCCAGATTTACTAGAGGCGGAATTCACCGCAAAAATGGAAGATGCCCTTGATGCCATTTCCGAAGGAAAGAATTCTTGGCAACATTATTTAACTAGTTGGAATCAGAATTACTTTGTACCAGCACTTACCAAAGCTAAAACTGTAGTTGCGAGTTCCCCAACAGGTAAAGCTAATGTGATAACTGAGCGTAAATATGAAACTTCCAGGACGCGATGCCCTGAATGCAAAAGTTTCCTCGCCAAAATCCCAAGTACTAAGGTTAAAAAGAAATATTTCCTCAAATGCACAAAAGGCTGTGAAAATGTCGTGCTATTTTGGAGCGACTTCAACAAAACTTGGCAGCCACCACAAACTAAAACAGTCCAAGCTGAGAATCAACAAAAGCCTCCTGTGAAGATGACGGCATATTCCTGTCCAGTATGTAAGAAACCTCTAGAAGAATACAGTTACATTAAAGAGGGACAGAGTAAGACAATGTTGCGATGTTCTGACCCACAAGCACGTAAGGATACTAAACATAAAGATGTGGCTTATTTCAGTACACAAAAAGGGTGGTGGAGTCCTAAGTTTGGGGAGATATCAAAAACTTAA
- a CDS encoding EF-hand domain-containing protein yields the protein MIDEQEIEKLWQAFKVLDVDGNGAISTEELGEVMRSLGQNPTEAGLRDLIKEIDVDLSGTIDFEEFKTLMIAKVGDRESRLKLAFSAFDEDGSGQITTAELRTVMTQFGLTDAELKEMLQEVDHDGDGSIDFEEFCQLVPEESESKTGYQDSPISLNSSLKTVATSNETAAVTNTQATLEEATSNTTPELVQLREQLAQHPNSPNQKKSATSPLQMQIGLFRLIQGAAYRSFRESFSANHETHLRVKNLPYRITDFVEFVKQAIALYKALGIVSEDCYPVLDAVVESIADEYARLQERIKNWQTVAKTPEMLAEQKAILEARSKFANVKEKFAAGVEFAITIKKKSLSLGDIVEGVLAINELNRLRGIELNEEMAPPPTKSTGNPKDYLHKWNRVILSQATEEVDGAIMPVAYWYEDFMPKLLAAFSVSTTADIQSNTVPNEAALDEWYQSTKNSGEFNRYGADVAENFPHCTPKQKLILKQAWRLTHHYLNGVQKRRERLEFGRESGALSQYVSFIDVYLNRTEVKDSQMRVSFPYYIGPAVWRFFHTTAEIVSTKTDIQQKATVATFKDFFQLFATMYPCPYCRHHLNMYVVQNKEIDMYPVEYLVLGRDPSLTDFEVSLEAKLSTVVDGSSLRLFFWKLHNTVSSSIARSEEWYHKDEKAFYTTRFWPSLDSELARANALKYTSIETARIYNIYGILKPLARLTGVKTELPKLLQKGDENNLKEACIVAQNHIKDLEEAVINGQFLQETYYFDASLVDKAPLFTPEEEEFARTGMFTETT from the coding sequence GATTTATCAGGCACTATCGACTTTGAAGAATTTAAAACGCTGATGATAGCGAAAGTAGGCGATCGCGAAAGCCGCCTCAAGTTAGCATTCAGCGCCTTTGATGAAGACGGTAGCGGTCAGATTACTACCGCCGAATTACGGACAGTTATGACTCAATTTGGGCTGACAGACGCTGAATTGAAGGAGATGTTACAGGAAGTAGATCATGATGGCGATGGCTCAATTGACTTTGAGGAATTCTGTCAGCTAGTACCGGAGGAGTCAGAAAGCAAAACTGGCTATCAAGATTCACCAATTTCTCTTAACAGTTCGCTTAAGACAGTTGCCACTTCTAATGAGACAGCAGCAGTTACCAATACCCAGGCTACTTTAGAAGAAGCAACCAGCAACACCACTCCTGAGTTGGTACAGTTAAGAGAACAGTTAGCACAACACCCAAACTCACCTAATCAGAAAAAAAGCGCTACATCTCCCTTGCAAATGCAGATTGGTCTGTTTCGTTTGATTCAAGGAGCAGCCTACCGCAGTTTTCGCGAGAGTTTCTCCGCCAACCATGAAACTCACTTGCGGGTGAAAAACTTGCCGTATAGAATTACTGACTTTGTGGAATTTGTCAAGCAGGCGATCGCACTTTACAAAGCATTAGGTATCGTATCCGAGGATTGCTACCCCGTCTTAGATGCAGTGGTTGAATCGATTGCCGATGAATATGCCCGATTGCAGGAGCGCATCAAAAACTGGCAAACAGTGGCAAAGACACCAGAAATGTTGGCAGAGCAGAAAGCGATTTTAGAGGCGCGGAGTAAATTTGCCAATGTCAAAGAAAAGTTTGCTGCTGGAGTCGAGTTTGCAATTACCATCAAAAAGAAAAGTCTCAGCTTAGGTGACATTGTAGAAGGTGTCCTTGCCATTAACGAACTCAATCGCCTCAGAGGAATAGAACTGAATGAAGAAATGGCTCCACCACCAACTAAATCTACTGGAAATCCCAAAGACTATTTGCACAAGTGGAACCGCGTTATTCTCTCCCAGGCAACCGAGGAAGTAGATGGTGCAATTATGCCAGTAGCATACTGGTATGAAGACTTTATGCCAAAATTGTTGGCAGCCTTTAGTGTCTCAACAACGGCAGATATCCAAAGCAACACCGTACCCAACGAGGCGGCTTTAGACGAATGGTATCAGTCTACAAAAAACTCAGGAGAATTTAACCGCTACGGGGCGGATGTTGCCGAAAATTTTCCCCATTGTACTCCCAAACAGAAACTGATACTCAAACAAGCATGGCGGTTAACACATCACTACCTAAATGGAGTGCAGAAACGGCGCGAACGCCTAGAATTTGGGCGGGAGTCAGGCGCACTCTCGCAATATGTATCATTCATTGATGTCTATCTAAATCGGACTGAAGTGAAGGATTCCCAGATGCGAGTCAGCTTTCCATATTACATTGGCCCAGCAGTGTGGCGCTTCTTCCACACCACAGCTGAGATTGTGTCTACCAAGACCGATATTCAGCAAAAAGCCACAGTAGCAACCTTCAAAGACTTCTTCCAACTGTTTGCCACGATGTACCCCTGTCCCTACTGCCGTCATCACCTGAATATGTACGTTGTGCAAAATAAGGAGATAGATATGTATCCTGTAGAGTACCTTGTACTTGGGCGCGACCCCAGCCTCACTGACTTTGAGGTGTCACTGGAAGCCAAGTTATCCACTGTGGTAGATGGTTCCTCTCTGCGTTTATTCTTCTGGAAACTGCACAACACTGTTTCCTCCTCCATTGCTCGTTCTGAGGAATGGTATCACAAAGATGAGAAGGCGTTTTACACCACTCGTTTTTGGCCCAGCCTTGACTCTGAGTTAGCAAGAGCCAATGCACTCAAATACACCAGCATAGAAACTGCTCGCATCTATAACATCTACGGAATTCTTAAGCCATTGGCACGACTGACAGGAGTAAAAACGGAATTACCAAAGCTGCTGCAAAAGGGCGATGAAAATAATCTCAAGGAAGCATGTATAGTTGCACAGAACCACATTAAGGATTTAGAGGAAGCTGTCATCAACGGACAGTTTCTGCAAGAGACATACTACTTTGACGCTAGCCTTGTAGATAAAGCTCCACTTTTCACCCCTGAAGAAGAAGAGTTTGCTCGAACTGGGATGTTTACAGAAACCACTTAA